Genomic window (Bradyrhizobium sp. 186):
GTCCGATATTTAGACCGTTTGTAGCTGAATACCAAGACGCCGACGGCGTCGTGCGCGCCCGTTTCGAGCCAAGATTGTCGATATAGCGCCGTGCTGGAGTCTCGATAAAAAAGTACGAGAGATACGCAATTGCGAAGATGATCGCGTAGCACATCGCGCAGAATGCGGACATCAAGCTGGTGGAAGCGTGAACCAGCTTGTCGGCAACCGCATTCATGACAATCAAAACGATGAGAGAATGCCACATGTAAAGTGAGTAGGTGAGTTGCCCAAGAGGGGCGAGGCGGTTCACAAATGTTGGCACGATCCGCTGCGTGTCGGCTGCGACCGCCGCGATCGATACGACATAGACGAGCCCGAGTGCAACCAGGTGGTGAACATACGTAATCATCGAGGCCAGCAGCAGCACGAAGGACAATAGCAAGAAGCGCCCGGGCGCAGGAATCACGCTGATTTTGTCTCGAAAGTGGAATAGGGAGACTCCAATCATGAAGGAGGGGAGCGCCCTGAAGGGCGGCCACACATCTACCCACGAGCGATCGACTGCGTTCTGGGCCAAGTCGACGACAATAGCAGCAACAAGGGTGAGGACAGCTGCCACGAGAAGTCCCAGCCTTGATCTAAGGCCCGCCCAGGCGAAAAGCGGGAACATCAGATACATCACCATCTCGGCGCC
Coding sequences:
- a CDS encoding acyltransferase, whose protein sequence is MTAKSWRLPALRAASNEMLHLDLLRFVASVGIVVRHSFEFFFPAAVRPTLPSGLALFVDLFFVISGFVIAHVYQGKVDTLSGYGSFLQRRVGRLMPLHWLTLLISIIVWFGFVALGKAGTHEPAFELRCIAETALLLNAMAICGNGISFSSVSWSIGAEMVMYLMFPLFAWAGLRSRLGLLVAAVLTLVAAIVVDLAQNAVDRSWVDVWPPFRALPSFMIGVSLFHFRDKISVIPAPGRFLLLSFVLLLASMITYVHHLVALGLVYVVSIAAVAADTQRIVPTFVNRLAPLGQLTYSLYMWHSLIVLIVMNAVADKLVHASTSLMSAFCAMCYAIIFAIAYLSYFFIETPARRYIDNLGSKRARTTPSASWYSATNGLNIGQAERNDTRLSNKL